The nucleotide window GGCAGATCTCGAGCAGCGTCGTCATGTCGAGCGACCGCTCAATCCCGTGGTCCTGCGGCATCTGGCAATACCGCCCAACCTCCTCCGGAACGTCCGGCGCATGCAGGATGCTCGAGAAATCCAGTCCCTTCGCCTTCCAGTGCTCCACCGCCCGGCGCGGTTCGATCCGGTCCACCCGGCCCACCATCTCGTTGAAGGTCCGGAATCCAAGGCGCGCCATCCATTCCCGCACCTCCCCGGCCACGAACCGCATGAAGTTCACCACGTCCTCCGGCCGCCCCGTGAAGTTCTTCCGCAACCGGGGATCCTGGGTCGCCACCCCCACCGGACAGGTGTTGAGATGGCACACCCGCATCATGATGCACCCCATCGCCACCAGCGGCGCCGTGGCGAATCCAAACTCCTCGGCGCCCAGCAGCGCCGCCACCACCACGTCCCGGCCCGTCTTCAACTGGCCGTCCGTCTCCACCACGATCCTCGAACGAAGATTGTTCAACACCAGCGTCTGGTGCGTCTCGGCCAGCCCCAGCTCCCACGGAATCCCCGCATGCTTGATCGAGGTCTGCGGCGATGCCCCGGTGCCCCCGTCATACCCGGAAATCAACACCACGTCGGCGTGCGCCTTCGCCACCCCCGCCGCAATCGTGCCCACCCCGACCTCCGCCACCAGCTTCACGCTGATCCGGGCGTGACGATTCGCATTCTTCAGATCGTGGATCAGCTCCGCCAGGTCCTCGATCGAATAGATGTCGTGGTGCGGCGGCGGCGAAATCAATCCCACCCCGGGCGTCGAATGGCGCACCTTCGCAATGAACGGATACACCTTCCCGCCCGGCAACTGGCCCCCTTCCCCGGGCTTCGCCCCCTGGGCCATCTTGATCTGCAGCTCCTTCGCCTTCGCCAGGTACAGACTGGTCACGCCGAACCGTCCCGAGGCGACCTGCTTGATCGCCGAATTCTTCGAGTCGCCCAGCTCGTTGGTCCAGGTGTACCGCGCCGGATCCTCGCCGCCCTCGCCGGTGTTCGACTTGCCCCCCACCCGGTTCATCCCGATGGCCAGCGTCTCGTGCGCCTCCTGGCTGATCGACCCGTAGCTCATGGCCCCGGACTTGAAGCGCTTCATGATGCTCTCCACCGATTCCACCTCCTCGATCGGCACCGGCTGCTCCACCGGCTTCAATTCCAGCAGACCCCGCAGCGTGTACACGTCTCGCATCTGGTCGTCCACCAGCCGGCTGTACTCCTTGAACGCCGCGTAATCCCCCGTCCGAACCGCCTTCTGCAGCTTGTGCACCGTCTGCGGATTGAACAGGTGCAGTTCCCCGTCCGCCCGCCACTGGTAATGCCCGCCGACCTCCAGCGTGTGCCCGTTCACCGGCCGCTCGGGAAACGCATGCGCGTGCCGCAGCAGCACCTCGCGCGCCAACTGCTCGATCCCCACCCCGCCCACCCGCGAGGCGGTCCAGGTGAAATACTTGTCAATGACCGCATCGCTCAATCCAATGGCCTCGAAGATCTGCGCGCCCCGGTACGACTGGATGGTCGAAATCCCCATCTTCGAGATGACCTTCACCACCCCCTTGGTCACCGCCTTCGAATAATTCCTGACCGCCTTCGGATGGTCCAGGTCCTTCAACAACCCCTGCCGGATCATGTCGTCCAGCGTCTCGTACGCCAGATACGGGTTGATCGCCCCGCACCCGTACCCGATCAGCAGCGCGAAGTGATGCACCTCCCGCGGCTCCGCCGATTCCAGCACCAGCCCCACCCGCGTCCGCGTCCCCTCCCGGATCAGGTGGTGATGCAGCCCGGCCACGGCCAGCAGGGCCGGGATCGGCGCCAGCTCCCGGTTCACGCCCCGGTCCGACAGGATCAGGACGTTGTACCCGTCGTCGATCGCCTGGTTCGCCGCCTCGAACAGATCGTCCAGCGCCCGCTCCATCCCCGCCGCCCCCTCCGAAGCCTTGAACAGGATCGGCAGCGTCAGGGAGCTGAACGCCGGGTGATTGAGATACTTGAGCTGCGCAAATTCCTCGTTGGTCAGAATCGGCGTCTTCAGCTCGATCAGCTGGCAGCTCCGCGGCTCCGGCTCCAACAGGTTCCGCTCCGCCCCGATCGTGGTCTCCGTCGAGAAAATGATCTCCTCGCGGATGCAATCGACGGGCGGGTTGGTGACCTGGGCGAAGAGCTGCTGGAAATAGTTGTACAGCAATTGCGGCCGCTGCGAGAGCACCGCCAGCGGCGTGTCCGCCCCCATCGAGCCCACCGCCTCCACCCCGTCCCGCGCCATCGGAACCATCAGCACCCGCAGTTCCTCGAAGGTGTACCCGAAGGCCATCTGCCGCTGCAGCATGGTCTCGTGGTCCGGCACCGCCACCACCGGCGCGGACGGCAGCGAACTCAAATCCACCATGTACTTCCGAATCCACTCCCGGTACGGCTCCGCCCGGCACACCGCATCCTTGATCTCGTCGTCCCCGATGATCCGCCCCTGCTCGGTGTCGATCAGAAACATCCGCCCCGGCTGCAACCGGCCCTTCTCCTTCACCCGCTCCGGCGCAATGTCGAGGACCCCCGCCTCCGACGCCATGACCACCAGATCGTCATGCGTCACGTAGAACCGCGATGGACGCAGCCCGTTCCGGTCCAGGCACGCCCCGATCCGTATCCCGTCCGTGAACGCCACCGACGCCGGGCCGTCCCACGGCTCCATCAGGCAGGAGTGGTATTCGTAAAACGCCTTCCGCTCCTCGCTCATGCTCTCGTGCCCCACCCAGGGCTCCGGGATCATCATCATCATCGCGTGCGGCAGCGACCGCCCGCTCAGCACGAGCAACTCGAAACAGTTGTCGAACATCGCCGAATCGGACCCGTTCGGATTGATGATCGGCAGGATCTTCTTGATCTCGTTGGCATCCCCCAGCAGTTCGCTGGCGAACATTGCCTGCCGCGCGTGCATCCAGTTGATGTTGCCCCGCAACGTGTTGATCTCCCCGTTGTGGGCCAGATACCGGTACGGATGCGCCCGCTCCCAGCTCGGAAACGTGTTGGTCGAGAACCGCGAATGCACCAGCGCCAGCGCCGTCTCCACATCCGTCTCCCGCAAGTCCGCGAAATACTCGCTCACCTGGCCCGGCATGAGCATCCCCTTGTACACGATCGTCCGGCACGAAAGGCTCGCCACGTACCAGAAATGGGTTCCGGGTTCCCCGGCGTTGCGGACCTCGGAATACGCCCGCTTGCGGATGACATACAGCATCCTCTCAAACGCCTGATCGTCGGCGATCCGCCGGCCGCGCCCGACAAAGCACTGCCGGAACACCGGCTCCGACGCCCGCGCCGTCGCCCCGATCATCGAGTGGTCCGTCGGCACCGTCCGCCACCCCAGCACCTTCTGGCCCTCCTCCCGCACAATCCGCTCGAAGGCCCGCTCGCAGTACCGCCTCTGCTGGGCGTCTTGCGGAAGAAACAGCATCGCCACCCCATACTGCCCCGGCTCGGGAAGATCGAAGCCGAGACCCGGCGCCACCCGGGCGAAAAACCGGTGCGGGATCTGCATCAGAATCCCCGCCCCGTCCCCCGTGTTCGCCTCGCATCCGCACGCGCCCCGATGATCGAGGTTCACCAGCACCTGCAGACCCTGGCGCACCAGATCGTGCGACCTGGCACCCTTGATGTTGACCACAAATCCCACCCCGCACGCATCGTGCTCGTTCCGCGGATCATAGAGCCCCTGGCGCGGCGGCAGCCCCTGCCACCGGGCCGAAACGGGCATGCGCTCGGACGCGCTATCAGACATGCTCTCAGTTGTCGAATTGCTCATCGGACTACGTCTTTTCCCAACCCGCGCCTTGCCGGCGCAAAATCCGCCTAGCTTTGTGAAAGTCGCCGGGGAGTTGCAATCTTTGTCTGGCCTTTTTGTGCGGTTTCACCGCCCGCATTGCGCCTCGTGGCGCAACCCATGGTCCACCAGCACCAGCGCCGTCATCGCTTCCACCAGCGGCACCGCCCGCGGCAACACGCAGGGGTCGTGGCGCCCCCGCCCCTTCAACACCGTCTCCCGCCCCGCCTCGTCCACCGTGTCCTGCTCATGCATCACCGTCGCCACCGGCTTGAAGGCAACCCGGAAATACACGGTCTCCCCATTGCTGATGCCCCCCTGGATCCCGCCCGAACGATTGGAGGTGGTCCGCACCCGGCCGTCCCGCATCCGGAAGGGATCGTTGTGCCCGCGACCGGTCAGAAGAATGCCCCCAAACCCGCTGCCAATGTCAAAACCCTTTGCCGCCGGCAGACTCAGCATCGCCTTCCCGAGGTCCGCTTCAAGCCGGTCAAACACCGGCTCACCCCAGCCCGGCGGCACCCCGCGCGCCACGCCGAGAATGATGCCCCCCACACTGTCCCCCTCGCTGCGACGCAGGGCAATCCGCTCCAGCATCCGCCCGGCCATCCCCGCGTCCGGACACCGCACCGGATTCGCTTCAACCTCGCCCAACGTGAACCGCTCGGGATCCACCTCGGCAGTCAGCTCCTGCACCTGCGTGACACCGGCCAGCACCTCCACCCCCCAGCGTTCCCGCAACACCTTCCGCGCCACCGCCCCGGCCGCCACCCGCCCCACCGTCTCCCTCGCGCTGCTCCTCCCCCCACCCGGCCATGCACGAATCCCATACTTGGCCTGATACGTGAAATCGGCGTGCGACGGGCGATACACCGTCGCCATTTCCGAATACGCCTCCGGCCGGAAATCCTCGTTCCGCACCCACATCGAAATCGGCGTCCCCAGCGTCCTCCCCTCAAAGGTCCCGCTCAGAATCTGCACCGCGTCGCTTTCCTTCCGCGGCGTCGTGATCGCCGATTGTCCCGGGCGCCGCCGGTCCAGATCCGGCTGCACATCCGCCTCCGTCAGCGCCACCCGCGGCGGACATCCGTCCACCACCACGCCAACCCCGCCCCCGTGGGACTCCCCCCACGTGGTGATGCGAAACAGGTGACCAAACGAGTTGCCCATGCCCGGCAACGCTCGCCAAAACCCGGGCCCGCGGTCAAATCACCGCTTCCGCGACCTCGCCCACTCCGCCTCCCGTCGCGCCAGGAATTGCCGGGGGGACTCTTCAAACACCACTCCCCCAGCCTTCAACACCTCCCGCCGCAATCGCTCCCGGCGACGCCGCGCCTTGGCGGCCACCCGCCGCGCCGTCCCGGCCCCGCCCACCCAACCCGGATCCGCCTCGATCCTCCCCAGGAAATCCGTCAGGTCATGCTCGTCTCCAAGCCGGTCCTGGATCCCATCCAGCGCCCGCACCTCCCGCGCCATCCGCCGCGATCCCAATGGCGCCAGCCCCTCCATCTGGTACATCAACGACTTCACCGCCGTCCTCCAGTCATGAAACGCCTTCTCCGTCCCCTCCTCTTTCGCCGCCCGATACCGCCGTCGCGCCCGCCGGTAACCCCGACGCAATCCCGCCTCCAGCACGGCCCACCCGTCCCCCATCCACGCGCCCGCGCTCTTTTCCAACGCTAACGCCGTGCGCGCCGCCGCCGCCGCCG belongs to Verrucomicrobiia bacterium and includes:
- the gltB gene encoding glutamate synthase large subunit, with translation MPVSARWQGLPPRQGLYDPRNEHDACGVGFVVNIKGARSHDLVRQGLQVLVNLDHRGACGCEANTGDGAGILMQIPHRFFARVAPGLGFDLPEPGQYGVAMLFLPQDAQQRRYCERAFERIVREEGQKVLGWRTVPTDHSMIGATARASEPVFRQCFVGRGRRIADDQAFERMLYVIRKRAYSEVRNAGEPGTHFWYVASLSCRTIVYKGMLMPGQVSEYFADLRETDVETALALVHSRFSTNTFPSWERAHPYRYLAHNGEINTLRGNINWMHARQAMFASELLGDANEIKKILPIINPNGSDSAMFDNCFELLVLSGRSLPHAMMMMIPEPWVGHESMSEERKAFYEYHSCLMEPWDGPASVAFTDGIRIGACLDRNGLRPSRFYVTHDDLVVMASEAGVLDIAPERVKEKGRLQPGRMFLIDTEQGRIIGDDEIKDAVCRAEPYREWIRKYMVDLSSLPSAPVVAVPDHETMLQRQMAFGYTFEELRVLMVPMARDGVEAVGSMGADTPLAVLSQRPQLLYNYFQQLFAQVTNPPVDCIREEIIFSTETTIGAERNLLEPEPRSCQLIELKTPILTNEEFAQLKYLNHPAFSSLTLPILFKASEGAAGMERALDDLFEAANQAIDDGYNVLILSDRGVNRELAPIPALLAVAGLHHHLIREGTRTRVGLVLESAEPREVHHFALLIGYGCGAINPYLAYETLDDMIRQGLLKDLDHPKAVRNYSKAVTKGVVKVISKMGISTIQSYRGAQIFEAIGLSDAVIDKYFTWTASRVGGVGIEQLAREVLLRHAHAFPERPVNGHTLEVGGHYQWRADGELHLFNPQTVHKLQKAVRTGDYAAFKEYSRLVDDQMRDVYTLRGLLELKPVEQPVPIEEVESVESIMKRFKSGAMSYGSISQEAHETLAIGMNRVGGKSNTGEGGEDPARYTWTNELGDSKNSAIKQVASGRFGVTSLYLAKAKELQIKMAQGAKPGEGGQLPGGKVYPFIAKVRHSTPGVGLISPPPHHDIYSIEDLAELIHDLKNANRHARISVKLVAEVGVGTIAAGVAKAHADVVLISGYDGGTGASPQTSIKHAGIPWELGLAETHQTLVLNNLRSRIVVETDGQLKTGRDVVVAALLGAEEFGFATAPLVAMGCIMMRVCHLNTCPVGVATQDPRLRKNFTGRPEDVVNFMRFVAGEVREWMARLGFRTFNEMVGRVDRIEPRRAVEHWKAKGLDFSSILHAPDVPEEVGRYCQMPQDHGIERSLDMTTLLEICRPAIERGEKVVAEVPIRNVNRVVGTIVGHEVTQRWGAEGLPEDTITVRFKGSAGQSFAAFVPKGMTFLLEGDANDYFGKGLSGGKVVVHPPAGSSFVPEENIIIGNVAFYGATAGEAYVRGMAGERFCVRNSGVNAVVEAVGDHGCEYMTGGRVVILGPTGRNFAAGMSGGIAYILDERGEFPVRCNKAMVGLERIEDPEEAAMVRTMIERHVAYTKSDRGRVVLEHWEAMLPRIVRVIPKDYQRVLRSLRGAQERGLTGEEAINAAFEENARDVSRIGGG
- the aroC gene encoding chorismate synthase — translated: MGNSFGHLFRITTWGESHGGGVGVVVDGCPPRVALTEADVQPDLDRRRPGQSAITTPRKESDAVQILSGTFEGRTLGTPISMWVRNEDFRPEAYSEMATVYRPSHADFTYQAKYGIRAWPGGGRSSARETVGRVAAGAVARKVLRERWGVEVLAGVTQVQELTAEVDPERFTLGEVEANPVRCPDAGMAGRMLERIALRRSEGDSVGGIILGVARGVPPGWGEPVFDRLEADLGKAMLSLPAAKGFDIGSGFGGILLTGRGHNDPFRMRDGRVRTTSNRSGGIQGGISNGETVYFRVAFKPVATVMHEQDTVDEAGRETVLKGRGRHDPCVLPRAVPLVEAMTALVLVDHGLRHEAQCGR
- a CDS encoding CHAD domain-containing protein produces the protein MTTPPSFRFQFQPGETVRQGVRRLVGAWATEVGLQGARLEEEPGEAVHATRLILKRFRALVRLVRSSLGARRAKVENARLRRAARRLAAVREAVVLGRTLSSLGRELKGTEGARVRRVGRGMGMRGGGAGAGLRKAMGAAAAAAARTALALEKSAGAWMGDGWAVLEAGLRRGYRRARRRYRAAKEEGTEKAFHDWRTAVKSLMYQMEGLAPLGSRRMAREVRALDGIQDRLGDEHDLTDFLGRIEADPGWVGGAGTARRVAAKARRRRERLRREVLKAGGVVFEESPRQFLARREAEWARSRKR